Sequence from the Streptobacillus ratti genome:
TGTACCAGTATTTATGGGATTATATTGGGAAAGAGGTAATGATAAGGGAGCGATAGTATCAGTAATTGTAGGTTTTGTTGTTTTCATATTACTTGAAAAATTTAAATTTTCA
This genomic interval carries:
- a CDS encoding sodium:solute symporter family transporter; protein product: MIVWVNLFALAGQEVLFFVPVFMGLYWERGNDKGAIVSVIVGFVVFILLEKFKFS